In the genome of Haemophilus pittmaniae, one region contains:
- a CDS encoding P2 family phage major capsid protein, translated as MRNETKQKFNAYVARVAELNGVTSNDVAETFSVTPSVSNHLI; from the coding sequence ATGCGCAACGAAACTAAACAGAAATTTAATGCTTATGTGGCCCGTGTTGCCGAATTAAACGGCGTAACAAGCAATGATGTGGCAGAAACCTTTTCTGTTACGCCAAGTGTATCCAACCACTTAATATGA
- a CDS encoding XRE family transcriptional regulator has protein sequence METLSNPKKEQDKSEKVQVPFQTLGKGSSFSERLKELIGNKSGRAFAKEAGISYSTLHNYLTNTSLPTLDNLIALATYANVSVQWLATGESSEEQDGLNLSASNDETFAEIEDCREVRISAGGGGFNDEYKPYQTTKVEKAWLDSRRLKAEDCAMFLVSGDSMQPTLKDGEEIIVDRSKTDLKDGKIFVLNNEGAMLVKKVQITYNGITLISQNTEYAPIELNTEQANNLIVIGQVVRGYRDF, from the coding sequence ATGGAAACCCTTTCAAATCCTAAAAAGGAACAAGATAAATCGGAAAAGGTACAAGTTCCTTTTCAAACATTAGGAAAAGGATCTTCTTTTAGCGAAAGATTAAAAGAATTGATCGGAAATAAGAGCGGAAGAGCATTTGCTAAAGAAGCAGGAATTTCATATAGCACTTTGCATAACTATTTAACAAACACTAGCTTGCCAACACTGGACAACCTAATTGCATTAGCAACCTATGCCAATGTAAGCGTGCAGTGGCTAGCAACAGGAGAAAGCTCAGAGGAGCAGGATGGCTTAAATTTATCTGCAAGCAATGATGAAACCTTTGCAGAGATTGAAGATTGCCGAGAAGTGCGCATTTCAGCCGGTGGCGGTGGTTTTAATGATGAATATAAACCTTATCAAACCACCAAGGTAGAAAAGGCTTGGCTTGATTCACGCCGCTTAAAAGCGGAAGATTGCGCCATGTTCTTAGTAAGTGGCGACAGCATGCAGCCCACCTTAAAAGATGGTGAAGAGATTATTGTAGATCGTTCTAAAACGGATTTAAAAGACGGCAAAATCTTTGTGTTAAACAATGAAGGCGCAATGCTAGTGAAGAAAGTGCAAATCACCTACAACGGCATCACACTAATCAGTCAAAATACCGAATACGCACCAATAGAACTCAACACAGAACAAGCCAACAACTTGATTGTGATTGGGCAGGTAGTGCGTGGCTATCGGGATTTTTAA
- a CDS encoding terminase large subunit domain-containing protein — MEEQIIEQTLPDVSADSKRQAQVMYFSGYKIAEISRQLNIPASTIASWKDREKWDDIAPVGRVELALETRLNLLIVKEEKSGSDYKEIDLLSRQMERMARVKKYSFGDGNETDLNPKLKNRNTGERRKPEQNAISQEQEELLINGFLGGMFQYQRIWHDAKQHRIRNILKSRQIGATYYFGHEAFVDALTTGHNQIFISASKKQALQFRSYIVSYAKQTADVDLKGETIKLPNGAELIFLGTNSATAQSYHGNLYFDEVFWVPKFDVMRKVASGMAAQKMYRQTYFSTPTTIAHPAYAFFSGKAFNRGRAKSEKVEIDISHENLRMGKLCGDRQWKQIVTIYDALEGGCNLFDIEDLLAENSKEEFEQLFLCQFADDNSSAFKFADLQLCQVDSLEEWHDFKPFYQRPFGNREIWLGYDPAFTGDRAALAIVAPPRVEGGDYRVLHKQTFHGMDYETQASRIKQFCDDYNVSRIVIDKTGMGSGVFQEVKKFYPTVQGLDYNADLKNEMVLKTQNLIQKRRLKFDSGDNDIVTSFMTVKKRITGTGKITYVSDRSEDASHGDLSWAIMNCILNVPYGLGGDVATQSQSTIFTFE, encoded by the coding sequence ATGGAAGAACAAATAATTGAACAGACTTTGCCTGATGTGTCAGCAGACAGTAAGCGACAGGCGCAGGTAATGTATTTTAGCGGCTATAAAATCGCGGAAATTTCACGCCAGTTAAATATTCCTGCATCAACGATTGCCAGTTGGAAAGACAGAGAAAAGTGGGACGATATTGCACCTGTCGGTCGGGTTGAATTGGCATTAGAGACAAGATTGAATTTGCTGATTGTAAAAGAAGAAAAGAGCGGTTCAGATTACAAAGAAATTGATTTACTTAGCCGCCAAATGGAACGTATGGCGAGGGTGAAAAAATATTCTTTTGGTGATGGCAATGAAACGGACCTGAATCCGAAATTGAAAAACCGCAATACCGGTGAGCGCAGAAAACCTGAACAAAACGCCATTAGTCAGGAACAAGAAGAATTGTTGATTAATGGTTTTTTAGGCGGGATGTTTCAATATCAACGTATTTGGCATGATGCTAAGCAACATCGCATTCGCAATATTCTTAAAAGTCGTCAAATTGGGGCGACTTATTATTTTGGGCATGAAGCCTTCGTGGATGCGTTGACAACGGGCCACAACCAAATCTTTATTTCTGCCAGTAAGAAACAAGCCTTACAGTTCCGATCATATATTGTGAGCTATGCCAAACAAACAGCCGATGTAGATTTGAAAGGCGAGACCATCAAACTGCCCAATGGCGCAGAATTGATTTTCCTTGGTACCAACTCGGCAACTGCACAATCCTACCACGGCAATTTGTATTTTGATGAAGTGTTTTGGGTACCGAAATTCGATGTAATGCGGAAAGTCGCCAGTGGTATGGCGGCCCAAAAGATGTATCGGCAAACCTACTTTTCTACACCTACGACAATCGCCCATCCTGCCTATGCGTTCTTTTCCGGAAAAGCGTTCAATCGTGGACGGGCGAAATCGGAAAAAGTAGAAATTGATATTTCACACGAAAATTTGCGTATGGGGAAACTTTGCGGCGACCGTCAGTGGAAACAGATTGTGACGATTTATGACGCACTGGAAGGCGGGTGCAATTTGTTCGACATTGAAGATTTGTTAGCCGAAAACAGCAAAGAAGAATTTGAACAACTTTTTCTCTGCCAGTTTGCTGATGATAACAGTTCCGCCTTTAAATTTGCCGACTTGCAACTTTGCCAAGTGGACAGCTTAGAAGAATGGCACGACTTTAAGCCATTTTATCAACGACCTTTTGGCAATCGAGAAATTTGGTTGGGTTATGACCCAGCTTTTACCGGCGACCGTGCAGCCCTTGCTATTGTTGCCCCACCACGAGTTGAAGGCGGGGATTATCGTGTGTTGCATAAACAAACTTTTCACGGCATGGATTATGAAACGCAGGCAAGCCGAATCAAACAGTTTTGTGACGATTACAATGTGTCGCGCATTGTGATTGATAAAACAGGGATGGGTTCTGGGGTGTTCCAAGAAGTTAAGAAGTTTTATCCGACTGTTCAGGGTTTGGACTATAACGCCGATCTGAAAAATGAGATGGTTCTCAAAACTCAAAACCTAATTCAAAAACGTCGCTTGAAATTCGACAGTGGCGACAATGATATTGTGACCAGTTTCATGACTGTGAAAAAACGCATTACGGGAACCGGGAAAATTACTTATGTTTCTGACCGTTCGGAAGATGCCTCACATGGCGATTTGTCGTGGGCTATCATGAACTGCATTCTTAACGTTCCTTACGGCTTGGGCGGTGATGTTGCAACACAAAGCCAATCGACCATTTTTACCTTTGAATAG
- the dnaE gene encoding DNA polymerase III subunit alpha, translating into MSSQPRFVHLRTHTDFSMIDSIVKVKPLVKACAEKQMVALALTDFCNFCGVVKFYGETLSAGIKPIIGADVRVIAADGESFFELTLLAKNNAGYKNITLLLSKAYQRGYTDLPYLDKEWLIEHREGVIILSGGTQGDVGKALLRDNQQETEKALAFYQQYFAEHFYLSLSRTGRPDEERYIQSALTLAERHNLPLVATNDVMFLKADDFEAHEIRVAIHDGYTLDDPKRPKRYTEQQYFRSEEEMCALFADIPSALENTLLIAQRCSVTLRLGEYFLPQFPTGELSTEDFLVKKSREGLEERLAFLFPDEKVRAERRPEYDERLQVELDVINQMGFPGYFLIVMEFIQWSKDNDIPVGPGRGSGAGSLVAYALKITDLDPLEFDLLFERFLNPERVSMPDFDVDFCMDGRDRVIEHVAETYGRGAVSQIITFGTMAAKAVIRDVGRVLGHPYGFVDRISKLIPPDPGMTLAKAFEAEPQLQVAYDSDEEVQDLINMARKLEGVTRNAGKHAGGVVISPTLITDFAPLYCDSEGKHPVTHFDKSDVEYAGLVKFDFLGLRTLTIIKWALDMINARMLREGKPLVDIAAIPLDDPESFELLKRSETTAVFQLESRGMKDLIKRLQPDCFEDIIALVALFRPGPLQSGMVDNFIDRKHGREEVSYPDAEYQHESLKPILEPTYGVILYQEQVMQIAQVLAGYTLGGADLLRRAMGKKKPEEMAKQRSVFEEGAIKNGVNGELAMKIFDLVEKFAGYGFNKSHSAAYALVSYQTLWLKTHYPAEFMAAVMTSEMTNTDKIVGLYDECLRMGLTVTPPDINVGKHHFSVNENGEIVYGIGAIKGVGEGPIEALINARNEGGIFKDLFDLCARVDLKKINRRTFESLIMSGAFDKLGPHRAALAKNLEDALKASDQHAKDEAIGQADMFGVLTETHEEVENAYAHTPPYSEKQILEGEWETLGLYLSSHPVSRYLKELSHYTSTRLKELVPNRRGQMSTVAGLVVASRIAVTKKGNRLGIATIDDRSGRLDLTLFGEALEQFADKLQRDSVIIVTGQVSFDDFSQGLRMSVRDLMTLDDARSRYAKSLAISLEEKQITPSFIKQLKGILEPAIGGSLPINIYYLGSQGRALLKMGVQWSITPTDEVLYRLTEMLGENAVELEFA; encoded by the coding sequence ATGTCAAGCCAACCCCGCTTTGTTCATCTTCGCACCCACACCGATTTTTCCATGATCGACAGTATCGTGAAGGTGAAACCGTTGGTGAAAGCCTGTGCTGAAAAACAAATGGTAGCTTTGGCACTGACTGACTTCTGTAATTTTTGTGGTGTTGTCAAATTTTACGGTGAAACCTTAAGTGCCGGTATTAAGCCGATTATTGGCGCGGATGTACGGGTAATTGCTGCTGATGGCGAAAGTTTTTTTGAATTGACTCTGTTAGCTAAAAATAATGCCGGTTATAAAAATATTACCTTATTACTTTCCAAGGCCTATCAACGCGGTTATACAGATTTACCGTATTTGGATAAGGAATGGCTGATTGAACACCGTGAGGGGGTGATCATTCTTTCCGGTGGCACTCAAGGTGATGTGGGCAAGGCTCTGTTGCGTGACAATCAACAGGAAACGGAAAAAGCCCTGGCATTCTATCAACAGTATTTCGCTGAACATTTTTATTTGAGTTTGTCGCGCACTGGCCGTCCGGATGAAGAGCGTTATATTCAAAGTGCTCTGACCTTAGCCGAACGGCACAATTTACCGTTGGTCGCGACTAATGATGTGATGTTTTTAAAGGCTGATGATTTTGAAGCTCATGAAATTCGTGTAGCTATTCATGACGGCTATACTTTGGATGATCCCAAACGACCAAAACGCTATACCGAACAGCAATATTTCCGCAGTGAAGAGGAAATGTGTGCATTGTTCGCCGATATTCCTTCCGCATTAGAAAATACCCTATTAATCGCACAACGTTGTAGCGTGACTTTACGTTTGGGCGAATATTTCCTTCCACAATTTCCAACCGGTGAATTATCCACGGAAGATTTCTTGGTTAAAAAATCCCGTGAGGGGCTGGAAGAACGTTTAGCTTTTTTATTTCCCGATGAAAAAGTCCGCGCAGAAAGACGTCCGGAATATGATGAACGTTTGCAGGTCGAACTCGATGTGATTAACCAAATGGGATTTCCAGGCTATTTCTTGATCGTGATGGAGTTTATTCAATGGTCAAAGGATAACGATATCCCGGTGGGACCGGGACGGGGCTCCGGTGCGGGCTCACTCGTGGCTTACGCCTTAAAAATTACTGATTTAGATCCCCTTGAGTTTGATTTGCTATTCGAACGTTTCTTAAATCCGGAACGGGTTTCCATGCCCGATTTTGATGTGGATTTCTGTATGGATGGCCGCGATAGAGTAATCGAACATGTGGCAGAAACCTATGGACGTGGTGCGGTATCGCAAATTATTACCTTCGGTACTATGGCGGCAAAAGCGGTGATTCGTGATGTTGGGCGCGTGCTGGGGCATCCTTATGGTTTTGTTGATCGTATATCTAAGTTAATTCCTCCCGATCCGGGCATGACCTTAGCGAAAGCCTTTGAGGCAGAGCCGCAATTACAAGTCGCCTATGATAGCGATGAGGAAGTGCAGGATTTGATTAATATGGCGCGCAAATTGGAAGGGGTGACCCGTAATGCGGGGAAACATGCCGGCGGCGTGGTGATCTCTCCGACCCTAATAACCGATTTTGCCCCACTTTATTGCGATAGCGAAGGTAAACATCCTGTTACCCACTTTGATAAAAGCGATGTGGAATATGCGGGCCTGGTGAAATTTGACTTCTTAGGTTTACGTACCCTCACTATTATCAAATGGGCGCTCGATATGATTAATGCGCGCATGCTACGTGAAGGTAAACCGTTAGTTGATATTGCAGCTATTCCTTTGGATGATCCTGAATCCTTCGAACTATTAAAACGTTCTGAAACTACCGCGGTGTTCCAGCTGGAATCACGTGGCATGAAGGATTTGATTAAGCGCCTACAACCGGACTGCTTTGAAGATATTATCGCGTTGGTAGCATTGTTCCGTCCGGGGCCGTTGCAATCGGGGATGGTAGATAACTTTATCGACCGTAAACACGGCCGTGAGGAAGTGTCCTACCCTGATGCTGAATATCAGCACGAGAGCCTGAAGCCGATTTTGGAACCGACCTACGGGGTAATTTTGTATCAGGAACAGGTCATGCAAATTGCCCAGGTCTTGGCCGGCTATACCTTAGGTGGTGCAGATTTATTACGTCGTGCGATGGGTAAGAAAAAACCCGAAGAAATGGCTAAACAGCGCTCGGTATTTGAAGAGGGAGCGATTAAAAATGGTGTGAACGGCGAATTGGCGATGAAGATTTTCGATTTGGTAGAAAAATTCGCCGGTTATGGTTTTAATAAATCCCACTCCGCGGCCTATGCCTTGGTTTCGTATCAAACGCTGTGGCTGAAAACCCATTATCCGGCGGAGTTCATGGCCGCGGTAATGACCTCGGAAATGACCAATACGGACAAAATTGTTGGGCTATATGATGAATGTTTACGCATGGGACTAACCGTTACGCCACCGGATATTAATGTGGGTAAGCATCATTTTAGTGTCAATGAAAACGGTGAAATTGTGTATGGTATTGGTGCGATTAAAGGGGTTGGTGAAGGGCCGATTGAAGCCTTAATTAATGCCCGCAATGAAGGCGGTATCTTTAAGGATTTATTTGATTTATGTGCCCGCGTGGATTTAAAGAAAATCAACCGACGCACCTTTGAAAGTCTGATTATGTCGGGCGCTTTTGATAAGCTAGGACCACATCGAGCAGCGCTGGCCAAAAATTTGGAAGATGCGTTAAAAGCCTCCGATCAGCATGCGAAGGATGAAGCCATTGGCCAGGCGGATATGTTCGGTGTTCTTACGGAAACCCATGAAGAGGTGGAAAACGCCTATGCACATACGCCGCCTTATAGTGAAAAACAAATTTTGGAAGGCGAATGGGAAACCCTCGGCCTGTATTTGAGCAGTCATCCAGTTAGCCGTTATTTGAAGGAATTGTCCCACTACACCTCAACCCGTTTGAAAGAATTAGTGCCGAATCGTCGTGGTCAAATGAGCACGGTGGCCGGGTTGGTGGTAGCCTCGCGTATTGCCGTGACGAAAAAAGGTAACCGCTTGGGCATTGCGACCATTGATGATCGCTCGGGACGTTTGGATTTGACCTTATTTGGAGAGGCTCTGGAGCAATTTGCTGATAAATTACAGCGCGATAGCGTTATTATTGTTACCGGCCAGGTGAGTTTTGATGATTTCTCACAAGGACTACGGATGTCGGTGCGGGATTTGATGACCCTTGATGACGCACGTTCTCGTTATGCCAAGAGTTTGGCTATTAGTTTGGAAGAAAAGCAAATTACCCCAAGTTTTATCAAACAGCTTAAGGGCATATTAGAACCCGCAATTGGTGGCAGTCTGCCGATTAACATTTATTATCTCGGTAGCCAAGGGCGGGCACTTTTGAAAATGGGGGTACAGTGGTCGATTACACCGACCGATGAAGTGCTTTATCGTTTAACCGAAATGCTCGGTGAAAATGCGGTGGAGTTAGAGTTTGCTTAA
- a CDS encoding GPO family capsid scaffolding protein produces the protein MAKQSKWFVVATEGATTDGRTINRTWIEQMAANYDPKKYGARINLEHIKWRYMWNDDPHSKCYGDVIGLKTEENAEGKLQLLAQIDPTDDLIKLNKDRQKIYTSIECDPNFADTGEAYLVGLAVTDNPASLGTEMLAFSAGASANPLNNRKEKAENLFTAAVETELEFEEVKEKGLSVFAKIRALFADKEKTDDERFADHQKSIELLAEQTQKTLEKLTALSADLAKQQAELAEMKATNESIQAKFTTLEKTPSADFGKRPIIAGEGKSEFLTDC, from the coding sequence ATGGCAAAACAATCAAAATGGTTTGTGGTTGCAACAGAAGGAGCAACAACAGACGGTCGCACAATCAATCGCACTTGGATTGAGCAAATGGCGGCAAATTACGACCCGAAAAAATATGGTGCACGCATTAATCTTGAACACATTAAATGGCGTTATATGTGGAATGATGATCCGCACTCAAAATGCTATGGCGATGTAATTGGTTTAAAAACGGAAGAAAATGCTGAAGGTAAATTGCAGTTACTGGCTCAAATCGACCCAACGGACGATTTAATCAAACTCAATAAAGACCGCCAAAAAATCTACACCTCTATTGAGTGCGACCCGAATTTTGCCGACACCGGTGAAGCCTACTTAGTGGGTTTAGCGGTAACGGACAATCCGGCAAGTCTTGGCACGGAAATGTTAGCATTTTCTGCCGGCGCAAGTGCAAATCCACTCAACAACCGCAAAGAAAAAGCTGAAAACCTTTTCACAGCCGCAGTTGAAACCGAATTAGAGTTTGAAGAAGTGAAAGAAAAAGGTTTATCTGTCTTTGCCAAAATCCGCGCATTATTTGCCGACAAAGAAAAAACCGACGATGAACGCTTTGCCGACCATCAAAAATCTATTGAGCTTTTAGCGGAACAAACCCAAAAAACATTGGAAAAATTGACCGCACTTTCCGCCGATTTAGCAAAACAACAAGCCGAATTAGCAGAAATGAAAGCCACCAATGAAAGCATTCAAGCCAAATTCACCACGCTTGAAAAAACACCTTCTGCTGACTTCGGCAAACGTCCAATCATTGCCGGTGAAGGTAAATCCGAATTTTTAACCGATTGCTAA
- a CDS encoding helix-turn-helix domain-containing protein — protein MINDWERVDIIYALKKKGTTLAALSRQSGLNSRTLNNALDRRYPKGERIIAEALGVTPEIIWPSRYANR, from the coding sequence ATGATTAATGATTGGGAAAGGGTAGATATCATCTATGCCTTAAAGAAAAAAGGAACAACCCTTGCAGCGTTATCTCGCCAATCAGGGCTCAATTCTAGGACATTAAATAATGCTTTAGATCGTCGTTATCCAAAAGGTGAGCGAATTATCGCGGAAGCATTAGGCGTTACACCTGAAATTATTTGGCCTTCGCGTTATGCCAATCGGTAG
- a CDS encoding aminoacyl-histidine dipeptidase, whose protein sequence is MSEISTLQPALLWQWFAQICAIPHPSHHEDKLAEFIVDWAKKRGFFVERDEVGNLLIRKAASAGMEHCIPVALQAHLDMVPQANEGSSHNFEQDPIRPHIVGDWVKAQGTTLGADNGIGLASALAILESDNLVHPPLEVLLTMSEETGMDGAIHLRNGWLQSEWLINTDTEEIGEIYIGCAGGINANLEFPIEWQANGASQALQINLKGLRGGHSGCDIHTGRANAIKLLARLFKHLQLADLQFNLAEIHGGSIRNAIPREAGAIITFCGNSSTFEQAICEFNHVIKEELALIEPNVEFSVNSIALPQQVFTTESQRNLINALNLLPNGVIRNSDVITGVVESSLSVGVLKMQDNTVKATILVRSLIESGKQYITELLSSLADLSGAKAVFSAPYPGWQPVNDSALVQLTEQHYQQVLGKAPLIKVIHAGLECGLLKQHYPHIEMVSIGPTIRNAHSPDEQVNIADVQTYWTVLTQVLANIPHKA, encoded by the coding sequence ATGTCCGAAATTTCAACCTTGCAACCGGCGCTATTATGGCAATGGTTTGCACAAATCTGTGCGATACCTCATCCCTCCCATCACGAAGATAAATTAGCTGAATTTATTGTCGATTGGGCAAAAAAACGCGGTTTTTTTGTGGAGCGCGATGAAGTGGGTAACCTGTTAATTCGCAAAGCTGCCAGTGCGGGTATGGAACATTGTATTCCGGTAGCATTACAGGCGCATTTGGATATGGTGCCACAAGCCAATGAAGGTAGCAGCCATAATTTTGAGCAAGATCCGATTCGTCCACATATTGTTGGTGACTGGGTAAAAGCGCAAGGTACAACTCTAGGTGCCGATAATGGTATTGGTTTAGCTTCAGCATTAGCCATATTGGAAAGCGATAATTTAGTTCATCCGCCATTAGAAGTCCTACTCACCATGAGCGAAGAAACCGGCATGGATGGCGCAATTCACTTACGTAATGGTTGGTTGCAATCCGAATGGTTAATCAATACTGATACAGAAGAAATTGGTGAGATTTATATTGGCTGTGCCGGTGGAATTAATGCCAACTTGGAATTCCCAATTGAATGGCAGGCCAATGGCGCCTCACAAGCCTTGCAAATCAATCTAAAAGGCTTGCGTGGTGGACATTCCGGCTGCGATATTCATACCGGCCGAGCGAATGCAATTAAATTACTGGCACGTTTATTTAAGCATCTTCAATTAGCCGATCTGCAATTTAATTTAGCAGAAATTCACGGTGGTTCCATTCGCAATGCTATTCCGCGTGAAGCTGGTGCGATTATTACTTTTTGTGGTAATTCCTCGACATTCGAACAAGCTATCTGCGAATTCAATCACGTCATCAAAGAAGAATTGGCGCTCATCGAACCGAATGTGGAATTTAGCGTAAATAGTATTGCACTCCCACAACAAGTATTTACTACAGAAAGCCAACGTAATTTAATCAATGCATTGAACCTATTACCAAATGGTGTCATTCGTAATAGTGATGTAATTACCGGCGTAGTAGAAAGTAGCTTGAGTGTCGGCGTGCTAAAAATGCAAGACAATACCGTTAAAGCTACAATTCTTGTGCGTTCATTAATTGAAAGCGGTAAACAATACATTACCGAGTTACTCAGTTCATTGGCCGATTTAAGTGGTGCCAAAGCAGTCTTCTCAGCACCTTATCCGGGCTGGCAACCGGTGAATGATTCAGCCTTGGTGCAACTGACGGAGCAACATTATCAACAAGTATTAGGTAAAGCACCGCTCATTAAGGTGATCCACGCCGGTTTAGAATGTGGCTTATTGAAACAACATTACCCGCATATTGAGATGGTTTCCATCGGGCCAACCATTCGTAACGCCCATTCGCCCGATGAACAGGTGAATATTGCTGATGTGCAAACCTATTGGACGGTATTAACACAAGTATTGGCAAACATTCCACATAAAGCGTAA
- the gpt gene encoding xanthine phosphoribosyltransferase, giving the protein MSEKYVVTWDMFQMHARKLAEKLLPASQWKGIIAVSRGGLFPAAVLARELNIRLVETVCIASYDHDQQGALKVLHRAEGDGEGMIVVDDLVDTGNTARAIREMYPKAKFVTVFAKPAGAELVDEYVIDIPQNTWIEQPWDLGLSFVPPLARK; this is encoded by the coding sequence ATGAGCGAAAAATATGTTGTGACTTGGGACATGTTCCAAATGCACGCCCGTAAATTAGCGGAGAAATTACTGCCGGCCTCCCAATGGAAAGGCATTATCGCGGTGAGCCGCGGCGGCTTATTTCCAGCAGCCGTATTGGCGCGCGAACTCAATATCCGCTTAGTGGAAACCGTGTGTATTGCCAGTTATGATCATGATCAGCAAGGCGCATTAAAAGTGTTGCATCGCGCCGAAGGTGATGGCGAAGGCATGATTGTGGTAGACGATTTAGTGGATACCGGTAATACTGCCCGCGCAATCCGTGAAATGTATCCAAAAGCTAAGTTCGTGACAGTATTTGCCAAACCGGCCGGTGCTGAATTGGTGGATGAGTATGTGATTGATATTCCACAAAATACTTGGATTGAACAGCCTTGGGATTTGGGCTTATCCTTTGTTCCGCCACTCGCGCGTAAATAA
- a CDS encoding phage portal protein has translation MSKSKKKNTALSGNAIAQAFSFGDPIPVLDRAEILNYFESVLVYEKYYNPPINLGYLAKALGASPHHQSAITVKKNILLSTCKTTALLPRTQLEKLVQDYLVFGNAFIEIVKNAFGDIISLRAPLAKYMRVGVDEGQFFQIVTGYEEYEFKKDSVLQLINPDINQEIYGVPEYLAALQSAFLNESATLFRRKYYLNGAHAGSIIYMTDPTQNKDDIQSIKDQIKQTKGTGNFKNLFVYIPNGKKDGFQVIPLSDAVSKDDFLNIKNASRDDVLAAHRVPPQLMGIVPNNTGGFGDVEKATKVFFVNEIIPLQERLKEINERLGMEVITFNEYKLLEEK, from the coding sequence ATGAGCAAATCAAAGAAAAAAAACACCGCACTTTCCGGTAACGCAATAGCACAAGCCTTTAGTTTTGGTGATCCGATTCCAGTGTTAGACCGTGCCGAAATTCTGAATTATTTTGAATCTGTACTGGTTTATGAGAAATATTATAATCCGCCGATTAATTTGGGCTATTTAGCCAAAGCCCTTGGCGCTTCCCCACACCATCAAAGTGCCATCACAGTGAAAAAGAATATTTTACTTTCAACCTGTAAAACGACCGCGCTTTTACCAAGAACACAACTTGAAAAACTGGTTCAGGATTATTTGGTTTTTGGCAATGCGTTCATTGAAATCGTAAAAAATGCGTTCGGCGATATCATTTCACTTAGAGCACCTTTGGCAAAATATATGCGCGTGGGTGTTGATGAAGGTCAATTCTTCCAAATCGTAACGGGCTATGAAGAATATGAATTTAAAAAAGATTCCGTGCTGCAACTTATCAATCCTGACATTAACCAAGAAATTTATGGTGTGCCGGAATATTTAGCCGCCTTACAATCTGCATTTCTAAACGAGAGTGCAACTCTGTTCCGTCGTAAATATTATCTGAATGGTGCGCATGCCGGTTCTATTATTTATATGACTGATCCAACGCAGAATAAGGATGATATTCAATCCATCAAGGACCAAATCAAACAAACCAAAGGCACCGGCAACTTTAAGAATCTTTTCGTCTATATCCCGAACGGTAAGAAAGACGGCTTTCAAGTGATTCCGCTTTCGGATGCCGTGTCAAAAGATGATTTCCTGAATATTAAAAATGCAAGCCGTGATGATGTTTTGGCAGCACATAGGGTTCCGCCTCAGTTAATGGGTATCGTGCCGAACAATACCGGTGGATTTGGTGATGTGGAAAAAGCCACTAAAGTTTTCTTTGTGAATGAAATCATTCCACTTCAAGAACGTCTAAAAGAAATTAATGAACGTTTAGGCATGGAAGTGATCACTTTTAACGAATACAAATTGCTAGAAGAAAAATAG